Proteins co-encoded in one Chitinophagales bacterium genomic window:
- a CDS encoding NAD(P)/FAD-dependent oxidoreductase: MSNNYDAIIIGSGPNGLSAAIELAQNGLKVLVLEAAATIGGGTRTVELTLPNFQHDYCSAVHPTGILSPYWRTLPLEKYGLQWIKPSASVAHPLDNEEAVLMSRSVEETAANLGIDGDAWQNMLRPFLKNPHGLLEDALGPLSIPDHPLMLARFGLKAMWSATRLANWQFKSHRAKALLAGCAAHSVLPLDMAFSAAIGVMFAVMAHTENWPVAAGGSTNITQALAAYLKELGGEIQTDTQITDFKQLPPAKAYLFDTDPLQLTRIAVNELPQSYIKRLQKFNYGPGIFKVDWALDGSIPWSDKRCLLASTVHIGGTMQEINVSEKAAWQGKHCDKPYMILCQQSEFDSSRAPEGKQTGYAYCHVPQGSTVDMTEIMETQIERFAPNFKDLILARHTTNTAQFQTYNPNHIGGSITGGTNNISQLFTRPVARFDPYSTPNPKIFICSSSTPPGGGVHGMCGFHAAKSVLKRLKKGTNISEKHI, translated from the coding sequence TTACCCTACCCAATTTTCAACATGACTACTGCTCTGCAGTCCATCCCACAGGTATTTTATCTCCTTATTGGCGCACGCTGCCCTTAGAAAAATACGGTTTACAATGGATAAAACCCTCGGCTTCAGTAGCCCATCCTTTGGACAATGAGGAGGCCGTTTTGATGTCCCGATCCGTTGAAGAAACAGCCGCAAATTTGGGCATTGACGGAGACGCTTGGCAGAATATGTTGCGTCCATTTTTGAAGAATCCACATGGTTTGTTGGAAGATGCTTTGGGACCGTTGAGTATTCCCGACCATCCGCTGATGTTGGCTCGATTTGGCTTGAAAGCTATGTGGTCCGCCACACGTTTGGCAAATTGGCAGTTTAAATCTCACCGAGCAAAGGCATTGTTGGCGGGTTGTGCAGCGCACAGTGTTTTGCCTTTGGACATGGCGTTTAGTGCGGCAATCGGTGTGATGTTTGCAGTGATGGCGCATACCGAAAACTGGCCTGTTGCAGCAGGTGGCTCTACGAATATCACCCAAGCATTGGCCGCTTATTTGAAGGAATTGGGAGGTGAAATCCAAACCGATACGCAAATTACCGACTTCAAACAATTGCCACCTGCAAAAGCCTATCTTTTTGATACCGATCCACTTCAATTGACACGCATTGCAGTCAATGAACTTCCCCAGTCTTATATCAAACGCCTGCAAAAATTCAATTATGGCCCTGGTATTTTTAAGGTGGATTGGGCTTTGGATGGTTCTATTCCGTGGTCTGACAAGCGGTGTTTGCTGGCTTCAACGGTGCATATTGGAGGAACAATGCAGGAAATCAATGTCAGCGAAAAGGCAGCTTGGCAGGGGAAACACTGCGACAAACCCTACATGATTTTGTGTCAGCAAAGCGAATTTGATAGCAGCCGTGCGCCTGAAGGCAAACAAACGGGTTATGCCTATTGTCATGTTCCGCAAGGTTCAACGGTAGATATGACCGAGATCATGGAAACCCAAATCGAGCGTTTTGCACCCAACTTCAAAGACCTGATATTGGCCCGACACACCACAAATACGGCGCAGTTTCAAACTTACAATCCAAACCATATTGGCGGATCAATAACAGGGGGCACCAACAACATCAGCCAATTGTTTACCCGTCCTGTTGCACGTTTTGACCCTTATTCAACACCCAACCCCAAAATTTTTATCTGTTCATCCTCAACCCCTCCAGGTGGTGGAGTGCATGGAATGTGTGGATTTCATGCAGCAAAAAGCGTATTGAAGCGGCTGAAAAAAGGAACGAATATAAGTGAAAAACACATTTAG
- a CDS encoding acyl-CoA dehydrogenase family protein produces MNTTTQTDIKTFRAETRAWLEANCPKSMRTPIKSYEDIFWGGTKPHFDSEDQKLWFERMRDKGWTAPAWPKEYGGGGLDKLEHKVFKEEMARINARPPLFSFGLMMLGPALLHFGSEEQKMKYIPEICRGEIWWCQGYSEPGSGSDLASLQTKAEDMGDHFLINGQKIWTSYADKADKIFCLVRTNPKAPKHTGISFLLIDMDQEGVTTRPIKLISGKSPFCETFFDNAIAPKENLVGTLNDGWTIAKYLLTHERSGIGLNQVAKPLHQLAIEEIGLENEVLMDPILRPKIAQWMINETALKLTIERTTDEAKAGQSPGAKSSFFKYYATELNKEHFEMRLLVKGFEGVEWGETYNDGKLARDMCRTKGNSIEGGTSEVMLNIIAKRILGLPSR; encoded by the coding sequence ATGAACACAACAACACAGACAGATATTAAGACTTTTCGGGCAGAAACACGGGCATGGCTCGAAGCAAATTGTCCTAAAAGTATGCGAACCCCCATCAAAAGTTATGAAGACATATTTTGGGGTGGAACAAAGCCACATTTTGATAGCGAAGACCAAAAACTATGGTTTGAGCGAATGAGGGACAAAGGTTGGACTGCTCCCGCATGGCCCAAAGAATACGGTGGTGGCGGTTTGGACAAGCTAGAGCATAAGGTATTCAAAGAGGAAATGGCACGTATCAACGCCAGACCACCTTTGTTCAGTTTTGGATTGATGATGTTGGGTCCAGCCTTATTGCATTTCGGTAGCGAAGAACAAAAAATGAAATACATTCCAGAGATTTGTAGAGGTGAGATTTGGTGGTGTCAGGGCTACAGCGAGCCAGGCTCGGGGAGTGATTTGGCGAGTTTGCAGACAAAGGCGGAGGATATGGGCGATCATTTCTTAATCAATGGGCAAAAAATCTGGACTTCGTATGCCGACAAAGCTGACAAAATTTTCTGTTTGGTTCGTACCAATCCCAAAGCTCCTAAACATACGGGCATCAGTTTTTTGTTGATAGACATGGATCAAGAAGGAGTGACAACTCGCCCCATCAAATTGATTAGTGGTAAGTCACCTTTTTGTGAGACTTTCTTTGACAATGCCATTGCGCCAAAAGAAAACTTGGTGGGAACATTGAACGACGGTTGGACGATTGCGAAGTATTTATTGACGCATGAGCGTTCTGGAATTGGCTTGAATCAAGTAGCGAAACCCTTGCATCAATTGGCAATTGAAGAGATTGGACTCGAAAATGAGGTATTGATGGATCCGATTTTGCGCCCAAAAATTGCTCAATGGATGATCAATGAAACAGCTTTGAAATTGACCATTGAACGCACAACAGACGAAGCAAAGGCAGGTCAATCTCCAGGGGCAAAGTCTTCTTTCTTCAAATACTATGCTACCGAACTCAACAAAGAGCATTTTGAAATGCGCTTGTTGGTCAAGGGTTTTGAAGGTGTAGAGTGGGGCGAAACCTACAACGATGGTAAATTGGCGAGAGACATGTGTCGCACCAAAGGCAATTCTATTGAAGGCGGTACTTCGGAGGTGATGTTGAATATCATTGCGAAGCGAATTTTGGGATTGCCGAGTAGGTAA
- a CDS encoding acyl-CoA dehydrogenase has product MSLVINEEQQMLKNSAKEFLKNRAPVSALRLLRDNNDSKGYDIGLWQEMAEMGWASLTIPETYGGLDFGHVGLGQIMEEMGRTLTASPLFSTIWLGTTAIKLAGNVLQKESLLPVIAEGNMVVAFALEEGNRHHSSRITTTAIETRDGYILTGKKVFVLDGHVANKLIVVARTADGLEGIHLFLVDANAEGLSVERKWMMDSRNAATVTFHNVPAEMLGEDGDGFGALEKTLDIARIGLAAEMLGTMQEAFDRTIAYLKERTQFGVQIGSFQALQHRAALMYSEIELCKSLVIQSLQAIDDDSSDLEKLASMTKAKVGEVIELVTNEAIQMHGGIGVTDDEEIGFFMKRARVAQRTLGDYNYHLDRFARLNGF; this is encoded by the coding sequence ATGTCTTTAGTTATCAATGAAGAGCAGCAAATGCTCAAAAACTCTGCAAAGGAGTTTCTAAAAAACCGTGCACCTGTATCGGCATTGCGATTGTTGAGAGACAACAATGATTCAAAAGGTTATGACATTGGTTTGTGGCAAGAAATGGCTGAGATGGGTTGGGCATCTTTGACCATCCCAGAAACCTATGGCGGACTGGATTTTGGACATGTTGGTTTGGGGCAAATAATGGAAGAAATGGGGCGTACGCTGACTGCTTCCCCCTTGTTTTCAACTATTTGGCTGGGTACAACTGCTATCAAATTGGCAGGAAATGTACTTCAAAAAGAAAGCCTTTTACCTGTCATTGCAGAAGGCAACATGGTCGTTGCTTTTGCTTTGGAAGAAGGAAATCGGCACCACTCTAGCAGAATTACAACGACTGCCATCGAGACGAGAGATGGTTACATACTGACGGGCAAAAAAGTTTTTGTTTTGGACGGACATGTGGCGAATAAGTTGATTGTTGTGGCAAGAACTGCTGATGGACTTGAAGGTATCCATTTATTTTTGGTGGATGCCAATGCAGAGGGATTAAGTGTCGAGAGAAAATGGATGATGGACAGCCGAAATGCAGCAACCGTGACTTTTCACAATGTGCCTGCTGAGATGTTGGGTGAAGATGGTGATGGGTTTGGAGCTTTGGAAAAAACCTTGGATATTGCTCGAATTGGTCTGGCTGCTGAAATGTTGGGCACAATGCAAGAGGCTTTTGACCGCACGATTGCTTACCTCAAAGAACGCACACAGTTTGGTGTCCAAATTGGTAGTTTCCAGGCTCTTCAACACCGTGCAGCACTGATGTATTCAGAAATTGAATTGTGTAAATCTTTGGTGATTCAATCTTTGCAGGCGATTGATGACGATAGCAGTGACTTGGAAAAATTGGCGAGTATGACCAAAGCAAAAGTCGGTGAGGTGATTGAGTTGGTGACAAATGAAGCGATTCAAATGCACGGTGGTATTGGTGTTACAGATGATGAGGAAATTGGCTTTTTTATGAAACGTGCGAGAGTGGCTCAGCGGACTTTGGGCGATTACAACTATCACTTGGATAGGTTTGCGAGGTTGAATGGGTTTTAA
- a CDS encoding GDCCVxC domain-containing (seleno)protein, with protein MLLLSQLTCPHCSHQKVETMPTDACQYFYECENCHKILKPKAGDCCVFCSYGTVKCPPIQVGKTDCCK; from the coding sequence ATGCTTTTACTATCCCAACTCACCTGCCCACATTGCAGCCATCAAAAAGTAGAAACCATGCCTACCGATGCTTGTCAATATTTTTACGAATGTGAAAACTGCCACAAAATATTGAAGCCCAAAGCGGGAGACTGTTGTGTGTTTTGCAGTTATGGAACGGTGAAATGTCCTCCAATTCAAGTGGGGAAAACGGATTGTTGCAAATAA
- a CDS encoding phosphotransferase family protein produces the protein MQQTNLIDQATNIRQGEELDIPSLQKYLLANLEEVSGELTIEQFPGGASNLTYLLKLGEQQMVLRRPPFGANVKSAHDMSREYKVLSALSKSYKKAPKPLIYTNNESIIGAEFYVMERVQGVILRGDGGPAKKMEETEIFKIADSLMDTMVELHALDYEKIGLSNLGKPEGYVTRQVEGWTRRYFKAQTDEMPVIEQAARWLNNNIPKETGASLIHNDFKHDNVVLAASDLTKIVAILDWEMSTIGDPLMDLGTTMAYWMNHDDPSIMRNAFPNPSILKGNPSREGMLQLYAEKSGRDVGDFVFYYAYGLFKLAVVLQQIYYRYHKGFTKDKRFAYMNKMAETLCQIAVRAIEKKRIDDLF, from the coding sequence ATGCAACAAACAAACTTAATAGACCAAGCTACAAACATCCGTCAAGGGGAAGAACTTGATATTCCCTCTCTCCAAAAATACCTATTGGCAAATTTGGAGGAGGTGAGCGGTGAATTGACCATAGAACAATTTCCTGGTGGAGCTTCCAATTTGACCTATCTCCTCAAATTAGGCGAGCAGCAGATGGTCTTGAGGCGACCTCCTTTTGGTGCAAATGTGAAATCAGCACACGATATGAGCCGAGAATACAAGGTTTTGTCTGCCTTGTCAAAATCCTACAAAAAAGCTCCCAAACCATTGATTTACACAAATAACGAAAGCATCATTGGAGCAGAGTTTTATGTAATGGAACGGGTACAAGGGGTAATACTTCGAGGCGACGGCGGGCCTGCAAAGAAAATGGAGGAAACAGAAATTTTCAAGATTGCAGATTCGTTGATGGATACGATGGTAGAACTTCATGCTTTGGACTATGAAAAAATAGGTCTCAGCAATTTGGGGAAACCCGAGGGCTATGTGACCCGACAAGTGGAAGGTTGGACAAGACGCTACTTCAAAGCCCAAACCGATGAGATGCCTGTCATTGAACAGGCTGCAAGATGGCTCAACAACAACATCCCCAAAGAAACAGGTGCATCCTTGATTCACAACGATTTCAAACACGACAATGTAGTATTGGCTGCCAGCGATTTGACCAAAATTGTGGCGATTTTGGATTGGGAAATGAGTACAATCGGCGATCCTTTGATGGACTTAGGTACAACGATGGCATATTGGATGAATCACGATGACCCTTCTATCATGCGAAATGCTTTTCCGAATCCTTCGATTTTGAAGGGCAATCCATCGAGGGAAGGGATGCTGCAATTGTATGCCGAAAAAAGTGGACGAGATGTAGGCGATTTTGTGTTTTACTATGCATACGGACTGTTTAAATTAGCAGTGGTATTGCAGCAAATTTACTACCGATACCACAAGGGTTTTACAAAAGATAAACGCTTTGCCTACATGAACAAAATGGCGGAAACTTTGTGTCAAATTGCAGTGAGAGCAATTGAGAAGAAACGGATAGATGACCTTTTTTAG